The genomic window CGCCGACAGCTCCGCGAGGACCGCCACGGCGTCGTCCGGGTCGCACACCAGCAGGACGTCCGCGGCCGCCCGCGCCCGCTCCGTAGGGGTGTCCGTCACCACGATCAGCTCCAGCCGGGGCGAGCGCAGTTCGGCGAGCGAGCGGTCCATGCCGGTGCCGACCCCGCAGACCAGTAGCCGGTCAGCCACGGCGGCCTCCCTCCGGGCCGGAGGCGGGCGGGAGGCGCAGGCTCAGCACCTGGAAGACCTCCGCGTCCCCCGAACCGGCCGACACAGCGCCTCGGTAGCGGGCCAGCCCTCGGATGCCCTCGTCCCAGGCGGCGTGCCGCAGCTGGGAGACGTACGCGCGCATCGCCTCCACCTTCGTATGGATGTGTTCGCCTATGTCCTCGGCGTACTGGTACCGGGCCATCGGCGACCACACCTCGTAACCGAGCACCAGCCGGGGCGCCGGCATCGGACACTCGCCGGCCTCCTGGAAGAACTCCGACTGCGCCATCCACAGCGCCTCGGTGGTCAGCCGGTGCACCATGCGGTGCTCGACGTCGTCGTCGTTGTCGTGCGGCAGATAGACCACCTGCGGCCGCACCTCGCGCAGCACCCGTACGAGGTCCAGGTGGATCCGGCGGGACAGAGCGAAGTCCCGGGAGGACTCGTCGAACCGGACACAGCGGTGCACACCCAGGATCTTGGCGGCGTTCTCCGTCTCCGCGGCGAACTCGGCTTCGGTGACGGCGTCGTCGAGGGCGCTGCGCTCGCGCCCGATGACGACGACCACCGTCACTCGGGCGCCTTCGCGGACGTGCTTGGCCATGGACCCGCCGCAGCCGATGACGTCGTCGTCGGGGTGCGGTGCCACCACCAGCACATCGGTGACCCCGGTCATGCCCCCGCCTTCGGAAGGTGCCCGGCCCAGTCGGCCCACTGCCTGGTCAGTGCGATGCCCTCCGCGAAGGACGTGCGCGCGGTGAAGCCGAGCATGTGCCGGGCCTTGTCGTACTGGGCGCGGGCGGCCGAGCGGTACAGCTCCAGCTCCCAGTCCGGCACCGGGTCTCCGGCGGACTGCGCACGCGGCCCGCCCAGGCCGCGCAGGGAGCGGATCGCGTCGAAGTAGCCGCCCCAGCCGAGCGGTTCGCCGTTGCCGACGAGGAAGCGCTGGCCGGCGGCCGCTTCGGCCTCGATGGCCAGGAGGACCGCGTCCGTCAGGTCGTCGACGTACACGGCGTTGCACACGCCGGTCCCACCGCCCGCCGGGAGTGCGGCGAAGTCCCCCTCCGGACGCTGCAGCTGGGCGGTGGTCCACTGTCCGCCCCACGGGCCGTAGACCACGCCGGGCTGGAGCACAACGGTCTCCAGGCCGAGGCCGTGGGCATCGAGGACCAGCCGCTCGGCCGCCAGCTTCTGCTGCTCGTACTCGCGGTCGGCGGGGTCCGCCGGACGGGCCGGTGACTCCTCGGTCAGCTCACCGGTGACGGTGGGGTCGTAGACGTCGACGGTGCTCAGGTGCACCACCCTCCGGACTCCGGCGGCGCGGGCGGCGGCCAGCACGCCGGCGGTGCCCTCGACGGACATCGCCCAGCGTTCCGCTTCGGTGCCTGTGTTGCCGAAGGCGCAGTGCACGACGGTGTCGCAGCCCTCGAAGGCCGCTCGCAGTCCGTTGGTGTCCAGCAGGTCCGCCTGGCGGAACTCCAGCCGCTCCTGGGGCAGTACGGACAGCCGCGCGGCCCGGCCGAATCCGCGGACCACCGGCCGGACGCGGGCCTGGGTGCCGAGGATCAGCCGCTCGACGAGCCGGCCGCCTATGAAGCCGCTCGCGCCGGTGACGGCCACGGTACGGCCGGCGAGCGCGGGGCCGGCCTTCGCATCGTCGCCGCGCGTGGTCCACGGCTGCGGTGCGGAGCGCTCGTCGGCGGTGCCGCCGCCGTAGCAGTCCTGGATCAGTTCGACGACGCGTACGCCGTCCTCGGGGCCGGAGTGCACCGGGGCGCTGCCGCGGATGGCGGCGGCGAAGTTGACGAGCTGCTCCGTGAACAGCAGCTCCCACTCGTCCTGCGCAGGGGCCACCCCGTCCACGTCGCCGCGGTGCAGCTCCACGCCGTCCGCGGTGATCAGGCTGCACTCACCGGCCGGGAAGTCGGTGCCGATGGTGGCGGTCGCCTTGGTGCCGGTGACCTTGCAGGAGATGCCGAGATCACGCAGTCGGCTGAACTCGCAGTGCACGTCGACGGAGCCGAAGCGCAGGTGTGAGGAGGCGTCCGTCTCCACACCGCCCAGGGAGTTGTCCTCGTAGCGGACGACTTCCACATCGGGGCCGAGCCACCACAGCAGGGTGTCGAAGACGTGCGAGCCGGTGTCGGTGAGCACGCCGCCGCCCGCGAGCCGCCGGTCGAACATCGACCAGGTCACCGGCTCCCACGCGTACGGGTGGCCCTCCGCCCAGTCGACGCGCACCACTTCGCCGAGGTCGCCGCCGTCGATGAGCCGCTTGACCCAGGCGTAGGCGGGGAAGAGCCGCCGGGGGTGTGCCATGGCGAGCACCGGCGTGACGGCTCGGGCGGCGAGCCGCCGGGCATCCTCGGCGGAGGTGC from Streptomyces sp. FIT100 includes these protein-coding regions:
- a CDS encoding PIG-L deacetylase family protein translates to MTGVTDVLVVAPHPDDDVIGCGGSMAKHVREGARVTVVVVIGRERSALDDAVTEAEFAAETENAAKILGVHRCVRFDESSRDFALSRRIHLDLVRVLREVRPQVVYLPHDNDDDVEHRMVHRLTTEALWMAQSEFFQEAGECPMPAPRLVLGYEVWSPMARYQYAEDIGEHIHTKVEAMRAYVSQLRHAAWDEGIRGLARYRGAVSAGSGDAEVFQVLSLRLPPASGPEGGRRG
- a CDS encoding NAD-dependent epimerase/dehydratase family protein, which gives rise to MTPIRLAIVGCGAAARGCHVPALPPLVGDLQLTALIDRDPRQARAALDLYRELGGADADRVVIATDPAEVADAFDAAVVVVPHTLHAQTVEPLLAAGKHVLLEKPMSTSAEDARRLAARAVTPVLAMAHPRRLFPAYAWVKRLIDGGDLGEVVRVDWAEGHPYAWEPVTWSMFDRRLAGGGVLTDTGSHVFDTLLWWLGPDVEVVRYEDNSLGGVETDASSHLRFGSVDVHCEFSRLRDLGISCKVTGTKATATIGTDFPAGECSLITADGVELHRGDVDGVAPAQDEWELLFTEQLVNFAAAIRGSAPVHSGPEDGVRVVELIQDCYGGGTADERSAPQPWTTRGDDAKAGPALAGRTVAVTGASGFIGGRLVERLILGTQARVRPVVRGFGRAARLSVLPQERLEFRQADLLDTNGLRAAFEGCDTVVHCAFGNTGTEAERWAMSVEGTAGVLAAARAAGVRRVVHLSTVDVYDPTVTGELTEESPARPADPADREYEQQKLAAERLVLDAHGLGLETVVLQPGVVYGPWGGQWTTAQLQRPEGDFAALPAGGGTGVCNAVYVDDLTDAVLLAIEAEAAAGQRFLVGNGEPLGWGGYFDAIRSLRGLGGPRAQSAGDPVPDWELELYRSAARAQYDKARHMLGFTARTSFAEGIALTRQWADWAGHLPKAGA